GGCCTGAGGGAGCTTGTTTAaacctttccaccatgtgaggacccaGCAAGAAAGAGACATCCATGAGGAACGGGGCCCTCACAAGACTCCAAATATGCtggtgccttgaccttggacttccatgCCTCCAGAACGGAGAGAAAtgtatttctgctgttttaagttacccagtctaaggtatctggttatggcagcccaaacATCTCAAATAATGGCATAGTTGACATTTTTACTCCAGACAAAAGAGCCAGGCCTGGTGTTCCTTCCTGTGTGTCCTCTGTCTTTCTCATCAGCCACATGAGCATTGACCTGTGGTCCGGACAGGGTCCTGCACTCTTCGCACAAAATAGGGATTCACACCAGCAATATAAAGCCATGAACAAGACAGTCCCTGTCCCCATAACAGAAACGGAAGGATGCCTGCCAGTTCTGCTATCACCTGTACCAATATGTGAgttaactttttctttcaaatgattCCTATTTGCTTAGAGATATTTAGATGAAAAGCAAACTCCTTACCACCACTGAAAAAAGAATTAGTTTAACTTCCGGACGTAGAAGGTTGCCATCAAATTATGCTTATTCATATTCCCTCTGCATCTCTGTTTTGCTTCCAGGACTGACCTTGATGCTTGGTTTATGTTTAAAGATTTCAAACAGTAGAGAGATAAATACACCTAGGCCAAAGGGAAGCTTCATTAGTGCCCTCTCTCCCTTGGGACGCTGACCGGATTCAGACCCAGCAGTGCCATTTCGTAGCCCTCTGACCCTGGGCTGGTGGCTCAAGCTCCTTGTATTGTCGTTGTTCAGATTAGGAATATGGGTTCATAAATAGAATGCATATCCCTTTAGGGTTGCTGTGAAGGTTCAAAGATGCAAAGTGACTAAACAGGGCCTAACACGGATTAATGTTATGTAGAGTAATAGGAATATGGAAGGAAAAATAACCATGTTTCTTGCATTTTAATTTAACCCAGAATCCGCATATCACCTAAAATGATCCCTTTTCTGGGGGCATCCCACATTTTCCACACTGTCATCCTGTAGTGGGGTGCCCAGCTAGGCTGTGGGGAGACCTGGAGAGTTTTATGCAAAGGAGGACCCGGGCAAATGTGCCCATTCAGCCTCTCAAGAGTGGAGAATGGAAGCACGGGGGCAGAGCCCTGAGTCTGTTCTGTCCCTAAACATAAGAGAAACGTGGCCAACAGACCGAGgtggggacagggacagggaccGGCAATGCAGGAAATCCGAGTGTCACATCCTCGGCCTCTCATTTGCACACTGCTCCCTCACTATGCTCCCCTCTCCTGCCGATCCAGGTGATCCCTGGATCACCCAGGGGCTCTAGGAAATGCAAAGCTACACACAGTGGAGCGGGGCTGGGGGTGTGTAGACGGCTGGGATTCCAAGTTTCCTGGCACTTCTAGGAAAGGGAGAGGCAGGCAATGTCAGGGAAATTGGGAAGGGCAGGCAGGACGCCAGGGACGCCACGTACCGCCAGATTCACAATCAGCTGGGTCAAAAGGTCGGGCCCGGCGGTGGGCCCGGCGGTGCGCCCGGCTCTTGGCTCACGGGGTGGTGCACCCGGCCCAGGATCGCTGGCGGTGCAGACTCAGCGGGGGCGGGTGCAAGGACCGGGCGGGGCCTCTGCGCCCGGCCCGCTTCCCGTGCTATAAAGGGAGCCGCCGGCCCCTGGGTTCCACACCCCTTTCGTCTGTTCCGCTGCGTGTTTGTCTCTTCATTGGGAGCGCCTGCTTCTCCTTGCCTCGAAATGGACCCCAACTGCTCCTGCTCGCCTGGTAAGGGACACCTGGCTCCACGCCTTGGGATGCTCGTTTCCCAGCCACAGTACAGACTATTCCTGGGTTTGAAGAAGTCGCATTTTAAGTTCTGAGCTGCAGGGGCTCCTTTATTTCGTTAGGTGCTTTCTTCCCTATCACGTCCCTGAGACCACTTCCCTCCTCCCTGTGCCTCTAAGTCAGAGTTGAAGGTACTGAGGCCCAAGGCTGTCCTGCTCCATGTCACCCAGTTGGTCAGGGCGCTGCTGGCTGAGCCCCAATGCTCTGACCAGGCTCTGAGCAGCCAGAGTGGATGGGAACCCGGGGGGCTGTTGCCTCTTCGGAGTTCCGAACAGAAGGTTCTGGCCTCCCCTCTTCTTAGGCTTCCTGGGCTGTGTCTGGAGCCTGGGACCTTGCTTGTGGGGTAAAAGCAAGAGGACACTTGCCCTTCCCAGAATGAAGGGAGAGGAGATGGGGTTCTTTTCGTCTCCTCTGAGTGGAAAAGGAGCTCTGAGGGCTGGTCCTGCAGCAGAGAGGAGGGGGGACTGAAGCGTTATTGACCAGCTGCTGTACCTTCCGCATCTCACTCACCGCtcactgcctttttcttttttccttgcagATGGTTCCTGTGCCTGTGCCAGCTCCTGCAAATGCAAAGAGTGCAAATGCACCTCCTGCAAGAAGAGTGAGTGCGGGGCCTTCCCTGGGAATCTGGGGTATGGGCTAGGTTAGAGCAGGGAACCCAGAGTTCTGCAGGCAGGGGCAGGCCTATGACCAGCTTCCCCAAACCCCTCCCTCAACACCTGATTCAGAATCAGACCTCAAAGTGCCTTAAAAATGGGTGAATCCCAGCCTCTTATTACCAAACtagaaaccaaggcccagagaggttaccAGGTAGTGTTGGGAACAAAGCTGGAATGTGAATCTAGGTCTCCTGCCTCCTGATGCAGCCTTCTTAACCTTTCTGGGTCCTGAAGCACTTAAGGCCCTGGATCTTGGAGACCCCAGGTGATTTGGAACCTGATGATCCAGCCCTTTCCTGCAGAGGCAGCCCAGAGCTTCCCTGGCCTTCCCCAGAACTGCTGTGTCAGGGGTTTGCCCCCTGTCTgattatgaagattttcttcatttaagtATAGGTTTTGGGGAACTGGCCTCCTTTTGTTCCTATACCTGTCCAGTCTTCTGTCCTGTCTCGGACTCAGGTGGGGCTGGGCAGCTTTTTCATATAAAACCCTCATCCCAAAGATCCACCAGTTCTCTCCTGACAAAGCCATGCCATCCTGAAATGATGATGGTCCTCTGGGGCTGGAGGCAGGGCTCAAGCCAGGCCTCTGTTGGGGCAGGGAGGTGCCTGAGTCTGCTCTGACCTCTCACTCTCCCCTTCTTCCCcaggctgctgctcctgctgccctgtgggcTGTGCCAAGTGTGCCCAGGGCtgcatctgcaaagggacatcGGACAAGTGCAGCTGCTGTGCCTGATGCTAGAAGAGCCCTGCTCTCAGATGTAAATAGAGCAACCTGTAtaaacctggatttttttttctgtacatccCTGACCCGTTTGCTACAtctttttttctatgaaatatGTGAATGGCAATAAATTCATCTAGACTATTCTGGCTCCGGGCGCCTCACTTGTCATTGGGTATATGGCACTTGGTTCCAGTTGGGTTGTAGTAAACCCAGATTGTGGGGCATTTCAGACAGGGGACCATGGCAGTGGGGGTCTGTGTGCAAGGTTCCTGCAATCCTGCCTGGCCTTGGCTCTCCTTTGTGAACTATGGTAAACTAGGGGGTTTATTCTACCACCCTCTAGCAACAGTTAACAGGTAGTAGCTGCCCTTTTTGTGTAGCTGTGACGCAGCCTATACTCACCGGCCACCTATGGCGTACCTACTGCATACACAGTGAGGCATGGGGTTCTCAGTGGTGAGGGGAACAGGGAGCTTATGGACTGCTGGGGGGAGAGAGAATTATAGAAGAAGGAATCTTGTAAAGGAGAAGGTGCTGTGACTGAATGTACTTGGGGTGAGCCTGA
The genomic region above belongs to Piliocolobus tephrosceles isolate RC106 chromosome 17, ASM277652v3, whole genome shotgun sequence and contains:
- the LOC111541273 gene encoding metallothionein-1X, encoding MDPNCSCSPDGSCACASSCKCKECKCTSCKKSCCSCCPVGCAKCAQGCICKGTSDKCSCCA